One window of the Pseudomonas sihuiensis genome contains the following:
- a CDS encoding gp16 family protein yields MSISKGVLSKIHIAKQQLRMDDDSYRALLRRVAGVESSKDLNQRQAGRLMVELERLGFKPKPSSKAAGKPHNAKQLGPRIDKIEAQLADMGLPWAYADAMALQMFKVQRVAWLKKAEHLDALIAALHVEQEKRQLLHQVEALCKRLGVDTPERLEGLEELPEGWRRQRPILKALVDALNAAVNAQEGD; encoded by the coding sequence ATGTCGATCTCGAAAGGCGTACTCAGCAAGATCCACATCGCCAAGCAGCAGCTGCGCATGGATGACGACAGCTATCGCGCGCTGCTGCGCCGCGTGGCCGGCGTCGAGTCCTCGAAAGACCTCAACCAGCGCCAGGCCGGGCGGCTGATGGTCGAACTGGAGCGCCTGGGCTTCAAGCCGAAGCCCAGCAGCAAGGCAGCAGGCAAACCGCACAACGCCAAGCAGCTCGGGCCGCGTATCGACAAGATCGAGGCCCAGCTCGCTGACATGGGGCTGCCGTGGGCCTATGCCGACGCCATGGCGTTGCAGATGTTCAAGGTTCAGCGGGTGGCCTGGCTGAAAAAGGCCGAGCACCTCGATGCCTTGATCGCTGCTCTGCACGTCGAGCAGGAGAAGCGCCAGTTGCTCCACCAGGTGGAAGCCCTCTGCAAGCGCCTCGGGGTGGACACTCCAGAGCGCCTGGAGGGTTTGGAAGAGCTGCCCGAGGGTTGGCGTAGGCAGCGTCCAATCCTCAAGGCCCTGGTGGATGCCCTGAATGCGGCGGTCAACGCGCAGGAGGGCGACTGA
- a CDS encoding ExeA family protein: MLRLKKVLADIGKGQADLARAVKLSPAAIAQLINHGQWPKSIEQDSLQWQITDYLMNNGALFCQARTAFEEMEPARANAQAPATPENNHETQECPDMLMAKQVLRPDTKRAFNLHHDPFGELKAAEEMYLSPDIRYIRESMYQTARHDGFLAVVGESGAGKSTLRRDLAHRLRNEPVIVIEPYVLGMEDNDTKGKSLKATHIAESVMAAVAPLEKAKSSPEARFAQMHATLKASHGAGFRHVLIIEEAHSLPIPTLKHLKRMRDQLEHGFDKLLSIILIGQPELLIKLSPRNGDVREVAQRIEIAQLQPITVGDLDAHLAFRCKHAGKQLDELIDASGVQAIIERLGSSGKDGASQLYPLAIGNLFNAALNLAAEIGESRITADVVKGV; this comes from the coding sequence ATGCTGCGCCTGAAAAAAGTACTCGCCGATATCGGCAAGGGCCAGGCCGACCTGGCCAGGGCAGTGAAGCTGAGCCCGGCTGCCATCGCGCAGCTGATCAACCACGGTCAGTGGCCCAAAAGCATCGAGCAGGACTCGCTGCAGTGGCAGATCACGGACTACCTGATGAACAACGGTGCGCTTTTCTGCCAGGCGCGCACCGCATTCGAAGAGATGGAGCCTGCGCGCGCCAACGCGCAGGCCCCTGCAACCCCGGAAAACAATCACGAAACCCAGGAGTGCCCCGACATGCTAATGGCTAAACAAGTGCTGCGACCAGACACCAAGCGGGCGTTCAACCTGCACCACGATCCATTCGGTGAGCTGAAAGCCGCCGAAGAGATGTATCTCAGCCCCGATATCCGCTACATCCGCGAGAGCATGTACCAGACCGCCCGGCATGACGGCTTCCTCGCCGTGGTGGGCGAATCCGGCGCCGGCAAGAGCACCCTGCGCCGCGACCTGGCGCACCGCCTGCGCAATGAACCGGTGATCGTTATCGAACCCTACGTGCTGGGCATGGAGGACAACGACACCAAGGGCAAATCCCTGAAGGCCACCCACATTGCCGAGTCTGTGATGGCCGCTGTGGCACCGCTGGAGAAAGCCAAATCCAGCCCCGAGGCCCGCTTCGCGCAGATGCATGCCACCCTCAAGGCCAGCCACGGCGCCGGCTTCCGCCATGTGCTGATCATCGAAGAGGCGCACTCGCTGCCCATCCCCACGCTCAAGCACCTCAAGCGCATGCGTGACCAGCTCGAACACGGCTTCGACAAGTTGCTGTCGATCATCCTCATCGGCCAGCCCGAGCTGCTGATCAAGCTCAGCCCACGCAACGGCGACGTGCGCGAGGTGGCCCAGCGCATCGAGATCGCGCAACTGCAGCCCATCACCGTCGGTGACCTGGACGCGCACCTGGCATTCCGCTGCAAGCACGCTGGCAAGCAGCTCGACGAGCTGATCGACGCCAGCGGCGTGCAGGCCATCATCGAGCGCCTGGGCAGCTCGGGCAAAGACGGCGCCAGCCAGCTCTACCCGCTGGCCATCGGCAACCTGTTCAACGCCGCCCTCAACCTCGCCGCCGAGATCGGCGAAAGCCGTATCACGGCTGATGTTGTGAAGGGGGTGTGA
- a CDS encoding DUF3164 family protein encodes MADQIEIPAGFVKNAAGHLVPEHQVREHDKLRDSVARELATQAVAISEALAAFKAKALADIDDLIAISLERYQVKLGGKKGNVSITTYDGEFKIEKALADRLTFTEEILATKELIYTCIHKWSAGAHTHLLALVDRAFTGRNGQIRTNDVLGLLRLDIDDPEWKTAMRALKDAIQVNGKAVYIRVYKRVGDDRYEPVNLGLAGV; translated from the coding sequence ATGGCTGACCAAATCGAAATCCCCGCCGGCTTCGTCAAAAACGCCGCCGGCCACCTGGTGCCGGAGCACCAGGTGCGCGAGCACGACAAGCTGCGCGACAGCGTCGCCCGCGAGCTGGCCACACAAGCCGTGGCGATCAGCGAAGCGCTTGCCGCGTTCAAGGCCAAGGCCCTGGCCGATATCGACGACCTGATCGCCATCTCCCTGGAGCGCTACCAGGTCAAGTTGGGCGGCAAGAAGGGCAACGTCTCCATCACCACCTATGACGGCGAGTTCAAGATCGAGAAGGCCCTGGCTGATCGCCTTACCTTCACCGAAGAGATCCTCGCGACCAAGGAGTTGATCTACACCTGCATCCACAAGTGGAGCGCCGGTGCTCACACGCACCTGCTGGCTCTGGTCGACCGAGCCTTCACCGGCCGCAACGGCCAGATTCGCACCAACGACGTGCTTGGCCTGCTGCGCCTGGATATCGATGACCCCGAGTGGAAAACCGCCATGCGCGCCCTCAAGGATGCGATCCAGGTCAACGGCAAGGCCGTCTATATCCGCGTCTATAAGCGCGTAGGCGATGACCGCTACGAACCCGTCAACCTTGGCTTGGCGGGGGTGTGA
- a CDS encoding integrase catalytic domain-containing protein — translation MNPIHAQEILAAYGQAQQAGANRTALYAETAARLGMSLATLYRKLEVLTVKDKPRKQRKDAGNTSIPLRELQLISALWIESIRKNDKQLSSIKLVVARLRANGKIRAEVLDKKTGELKPMSESAISRALYQHGQHPKQLLAPAPAISLSSKHPNHVWQIDASLSTQFYLDDDGARTINPAEYYDGKPANLKKIERKRLWRYVITDHTSGTIYVQYVLGAESAENICHVLISAMVKRGEHDPFHGVPFMIMTDPGAAMTSAMFRNLCQALGIELIINEVGNARAKGQVEQAHNIVECEFESGLKLEKAESLEHINARAGEWMRAFNATAIHTRTRRTRYGVWMQIKPEQLRIAPPAEVCREMAISAPELRKVNTLLQVSYRGALYDVRSVPDVMVNEKLLITRNPWRDGESAQAVLRDENGHQTLYVIERLDRDEYGFVEGAAVLGEEHKRHAETPAQVTRKLLEQLATGTDSEEAAAKARKAKVTPFGNTIDPHKHLTDTSLPTYLPKRGTELETRVTVATVEIKPLTVIEAAKALRARMGSAWNAEHLATLKADYPNGVPEAELDAIHTRLTAPARPGLRLVGGE, via the coding sequence ATGAACCCCATCCATGCCCAGGAGATTCTGGCGGCCTACGGCCAGGCCCAGCAGGCCGGCGCCAACCGCACCGCGCTGTATGCGGAAACGGCGGCACGGCTGGGCATGTCACTGGCCACGCTGTACCGCAAACTGGAGGTACTGACCGTGAAGGACAAACCCCGCAAGCAGCGCAAGGATGCTGGCAACACCAGCATTCCGCTGCGCGAGCTGCAGCTCATCTCGGCGCTGTGGATCGAAAGCATCCGCAAGAACGACAAACAGCTCTCATCCATCAAGCTGGTGGTGGCGCGCCTGCGCGCCAATGGCAAGATTCGCGCCGAGGTGCTGGACAAGAAAACCGGTGAACTCAAGCCCATGAGCGAGAGCGCCATCAGCCGTGCGTTGTACCAGCACGGCCAGCACCCCAAGCAGTTGCTGGCCCCAGCACCGGCCATCTCGCTGTCGAGCAAGCACCCGAACCACGTCTGGCAAATCGACGCCTCGCTATCGACACAGTTCTACCTGGACGACGACGGTGCCCGCACCATCAACCCCGCCGAGTACTACGACGGCAAGCCGGCCAACCTCAAGAAGATCGAGCGCAAGCGCCTATGGCGCTACGTGATCACCGACCATACCAGCGGCACCATCTATGTTCAGTACGTGCTGGGCGCCGAGAGCGCGGAGAACATCTGCCATGTGCTGATCAGCGCCATGGTCAAGCGCGGCGAGCATGACCCGTTCCACGGCGTGCCCTTCATGATCATGACCGACCCCGGTGCGGCCATGACCTCTGCGATGTTCCGCAACCTGTGCCAGGCCTTGGGCATTGAGCTGATCATCAACGAAGTCGGCAACGCCCGCGCCAAAGGCCAGGTGGAGCAGGCTCACAACATCGTCGAGTGCGAGTTCGAGAGCGGCCTGAAGCTGGAGAAAGCCGAATCCCTGGAACACATCAATGCCCGTGCTGGCGAGTGGATGCGCGCCTTCAATGCCACGGCCATTCATACCCGCACACGCCGTACCCGCTATGGCGTGTGGATGCAGATCAAGCCCGAGCAGCTGCGCATCGCGCCGCCGGCGGAGGTGTGCAGGGAAATGGCCATCAGCGCGCCAGAGCTGCGCAAGGTCAACACCTTGCTGCAGGTGTCCTACCGTGGCGCCCTGTACGACGTGCGCAGCGTGCCGGACGTGATGGTCAACGAGAAACTGCTGATCACCCGCAACCCATGGCGTGATGGGGAAAGTGCCCAGGCCGTGCTGCGCGACGAAAACGGCCACCAGACTCTGTACGTGATAGAGCGCCTGGATCGGGACGAATACGGCTTCGTGGAAGGCGCAGCTGTACTGGGCGAAGAGCACAAACGCCATGCGGAAACGCCTGCCCAGGTGACGCGCAAGTTGCTGGAACAACTGGCCACCGGTACCGACAGCGAAGAGGCAGCCGCCAAGGCACGCAAGGCCAAGGTAACGCCGTTCGGCAACACCATCGACCCGCACAAGCACCTGACCGACACCAGCCTGCCGACCTACCTGCCCAAGCGCGGCACCGAGCTGGAAACCCGCGTCACCGTGGCCACGGTCGAGATCAAGCCGCTCACCGTTATCGAAGCCGCCAAGGCGCTGCGCGCCCGCATGGGCAGCGCCTGGAACGCCGAGCACCTGGCCACTCTCAAGGCCGACTACCCCAACGGCGTACCCGAAGCCGAGCTGGACGCCATCCACACGCGCCTGACCGCGCCCGCACGCCCAGGCCTGCGCCTTGTTGGGGGTGAGTGA
- a CDS encoding HNH endonuclease signature motif containing protein, with amino-acid sequence MGSTSNAAKALRDLRVMVAAVHQRMDQLEGRQTKQFWSAEEEQLLRERYADELTEVLAGELGRSVSKVLAKANKMGLHKSQAFIEKHCRNLTPETGAAFRFQKGHTTWNKGMKGWKAGGRAKETQFGKGHMPHNWVPVGTEQIRDGYLWRKVTDTRHRSDWKQVHVMLWEEHNGPVPKGLILCFKDGNKQNIALDNLELLTRAERMQRNTIHRYPPELKAAIRTVAKLKRTIREVEQDEEQN; translated from the coding sequence ATGGGCAGCACCAGCAATGCAGCCAAAGCCCTGCGCGACCTGAGGGTGATGGTTGCGGCTGTTCATCAGCGTATGGACCAGCTCGAAGGCCGCCAGACAAAGCAGTTCTGGTCGGCCGAGGAGGAGCAGCTGCTTCGCGAGCGCTACGCAGATGAGCTGACCGAGGTACTCGCCGGCGAACTCGGGCGCTCGGTATCCAAGGTGCTCGCGAAGGCCAACAAGATGGGCCTGCATAAGTCCCAGGCGTTCATCGAGAAGCACTGCCGAAACCTCACCCCAGAGACTGGCGCGGCGTTCAGGTTCCAGAAGGGCCACACAACCTGGAACAAGGGCATGAAAGGCTGGAAGGCCGGAGGCCGAGCCAAGGAAACCCAGTTCGGCAAGGGGCACATGCCGCACAACTGGGTGCCGGTAGGTACCGAGCAGATCCGCGATGGCTACTTATGGCGAAAGGTCACTGATACCCGTCATCGCAGCGATTGGAAACAGGTGCACGTCATGTTGTGGGAGGAGCACAACGGCCCGGTACCCAAGGGGCTGATCCTCTGCTTCAAGGACGGCAATAAGCAGAACATCGCCCTGGACAACCTAGAGCTGCTCACCAGGGCAGAGCGCATGCAGCGAAACACCATCCATCGCTACCCGCCGGAGCTGAAAGCCGCAATCCGCACGGTAGCCAAGCTCAAACGCACCATCAGAGAGGTTGAGCAAGATGAAGAACAAAATTGA
- a CDS encoding Mor transcription activator family protein, whose product MSNKPTAMAEKRHELLSDIADHVAAVVSEHGVDAKIAEQAGAAVVEHLSNTWAGSCVTFPKDFRWRITQRDLEILGKFNGRNHHALAVEYDMTENAIYKLLKRTQDRKFDRDQHKLDLGDGL is encoded by the coding sequence ATGAGCAACAAGCCCACAGCGATGGCGGAGAAGCGCCACGAACTACTCAGCGATATCGCCGACCACGTTGCGGCTGTGGTTTCTGAGCACGGTGTCGACGCGAAGATCGCCGAGCAGGCCGGCGCTGCGGTGGTCGAGCATCTGTCCAATACCTGGGCGGGAAGCTGCGTCACGTTCCCGAAGGACTTCCGCTGGCGTATCACTCAGCGGGATCTGGAGATCCTGGGCAAATTCAACGGCCGCAACCACCACGCGCTGGCCGTTGAGTACGACATGACAGAGAATGCGATCTACAAGCTACTCAAGAGAACGCAGGACAGGAAGTTCGACCGCGATCAGCACAAACTCGACCTCGGCGACGGCCTGTAA
- a CDS encoding helix-turn-helix domain-containing protein, with product MSTKRTSDSALRVLRVLNALRGHTLTGLSNTELAKGLGESPANITRYMDTLIEAGFATRLDTGRFAPSIAFLKYAMATAEELQRGQARITEIQARISAH from the coding sequence ATGAGCACCAAACGCACCAGCGACAGCGCCCTGCGCGTGCTGCGCGTACTCAACGCGCTGCGTGGCCACACCCTCACCGGCCTGAGCAACACCGAGCTGGCCAAGGGCTTGGGCGAGAGCCCGGCCAACATCACCCGCTACATGGACACCCTGATCGAGGCCGGCTTCGCCACGCGGCTCGACACCGGCCGCTTCGCACCGAGCATCGCGTTTCTGAAGTACGCCATGGCCACCGCTGAAGAGCTGCAGCGCGGCCAAGCACGTATCACCGAGATCCAGGCGCGCATCAGCGCCCATTAA